A window of the Vanessa tameamea isolate UH-Manoa-2023 chromosome 22, ilVanTame1 primary haplotype, whole genome shotgun sequence genome harbors these coding sequences:
- the LOC113397654 gene encoding CAPA peptides produces the protein MQSVARLCFSVILLASIVASSYHSSAKLRRDGVLNLYPFPRVGRASHRTWQVPINDLLDADQIKRQLYAFPRVGRIDPLRSEVQLSPLENMLLGRRNPFVKRQIFSEPQAETDSTAMWFGPRLGRAYKREEDDVTLKDTEQSEPEQFEDQTREKRQTSRT, from the exons ATGCAGTCCGTAGCCAGATTGTGTTTCTCGGTAATACTGCTAGCATCAATTGTTGCCAGCTCATATC aCAGCAGTGCGAAGCTACGTCGTGATGGCGTCTTGAACCTATATCCCTTTCCAAGGGTGGGTCGTGCGTCGCATCGCACTTGGCAAGTTCCGATCAACGATTTGTTAG ATGCTGATCAAATAAAACGACAGCTATACGCTTTCCCACGAGTCGGCAGAATCGATCCTCTTCGTTCAGAGGTCCAATTATCCCCACTTGAAAACATGCTGCTTGGTCGACGAAACCCGTTTGTCAAGCGGCAGATTTTCTCCGAACCTCAAGCAGAAACAGACAGCACGGCGATGTGGTTTGGTCCAAGACTAGGAAGAGCATATAAGAGGGAGGAGGACG ATGTTACTCTGAAAGATACGGAGCAAAGTGAACCAGAACAGTTCGAAGACCAAACTCGCGAAAAAAGGCAAACATCGCGGACGTAA